One Archangium violaceum genomic window, GGCCGCCTTGTACTTCTTGATGAACTCCTGCACGCGGGGATCCGGGTTGTCCACCGAGTAGTGGTTGGCGTAGTAGCTGCCCTCGATGGCGGCACCGCCCAGCTCGAACAGCTTGTCGGACTCCCAGCCATCTCCGCCGAGCAGCGGCACCATCAGCCCCAGCTCGCGCGCCTGCCGGGCGATGATGCCCACGTCGGTGTAGTACCCGGGGACGAAGAGGGCCTGCGGCTTCATCTTCTTGATGGCGGTGAGCTGCGCGCGGAAGTCCGTGTCGCCCTTGGAGTAGCTCTCGGTGGCCACGATGGTGCCGCCCATCTCGGAGAACTTGCGGTTGAAGACGTCCGTGAGGCCCACCGAGTACGCGCTCTTGTTGTCCTGCAGCACCGCCACCTGGTTCAGCTTCAGGTTGTCGCGGGCGAACTTCGCCATCACGAAGCCCTGGAAGGGATCGATGAAGCAGACGCGGAAGATGTAGTCGCCCTTCTGGGTGACGGCGGGATTGGTGGACGAGGGGGTGATCATGGGCACCCCGGCCGCCTGGGCCTTGTCCGCCATGGCCATGGAGTTGGACGAGGCGGCCTCGCCCAGGATGACCGCCACCTTGTCCTGGGTGATGAGGCGCGTGGCCGCCTGGGCGGCCTCCTCGGGCCTGCCCTGGCTGTCATAGACGCGCACGGCCAGCTTCTTGCCCTTCACTCCACCCGCGGCGTTGGCCTCCTGGACGGCCATGGCGATGCCATTGCGCGCGGAGACGCCGAAAGTGGCCTCGCTGCCGGTGAGGCTGCCCACCTGCCCGAGCAGGAGGGTGTCCGCGCCCGCCGGGGTCTCTCCGGTGGAAGCCGCGGCCGGCGTGGAGGGGGACGCGGAAGAGGGCGCGGGGGGAGCCTTCTTCTCACAGGCGGCCACCAGCACGGTGAGCGCGGCGAGGAGCAAGGGGATGACGGGACGACGCATGGGGGCTTCCTCCAGAAACAAAGGCGCCCGCCTTCTACCTCACTCCGGCGCTCCTGGCATGCCGGGGGGGGAGTCGTCATTTCTCCGCGGAGACCACTGCGCAACCGAAGGAGAAGAAGGGGTTGCGCACGTCCTGGAAGCCCGCCTCGCGCAGCCAGGCCACATGCTCCTCCACGGACGAGGGCTGATCTCCATCCGCGTCGAACCCGGCCTGCAGGTCCCTCATCACCTGGGGGAGCGTCAGACCCGGCGAGCTCCGCCGCAGCCCCGAGAGGCACCGCGCCGCGAGCACGGCATGGTAGTCGCGCCGGAGCCGTGTCGGCCCTGGCCCGCTTCCTGGCGGTAGCATCTTGTCCCCCACCACCAGCAGTCCGCCCGGCTCCAGGAGGCGGTACAGCACCCGGAACAGCGCGGCCTTCCCGGCTCCATCGAGGTGGTGGATGGCATAGCTCGACACGATGCAGTCGAAGCGGCGCGCGCCCAGACGCTCCTCGAGCGCGGTGAACGCCCCCTGCTCGGTGCGGAACCGCACGCCCCTGTGCGCACCCAGCTTGCTTTCGGCCACCGCCATCATGTGCGGAGAGGCGTCGAACCCCACCCACTCCAGGGGCGGGTCCTCCGAGGACCACGCGTCCTCCAGGAGCGCCGTGGCGAGCCGGAGGGAGAGGTTGCCGGTTCCGATGCCCAGGTCGAGCACCGAGCGGATGCGCCGAGGGTGGGCCGGGTCCTCCCTGCGGCCGTAGCGCACTTCCATGACCATGGCCTCGAGCGACTCGGGGTAGGCCCAGAAGAGCGTCCGGGCCATCTGGTCATAGTTCTGGGCGGTCACCGGACCGTAGTGGTCCACGATGGCCTGACGGAGATTCATGGTGGGTTCCTCTCTCAGGGCCTT contains:
- a CDS encoding class I SAM-dependent methyltransferase, yielding MNLRQAIVDHYGPVTAQNYDQMARTLFWAYPESLEAMVMEVRYGRREDPAHPRRIRSVLDLGIGTGNLSLRLATALLEDAWSSEDPPLEWVGFDASPHMMAVAESKLGAHRGVRFRTEQGAFTALEERLGARRFDCIVSSYAIHHLDGAGKAALFRVLYRLLEPGGLLVVGDKMLPPGSGPGPTRLRRDYHAVLAARCLSGLRRSSPGLTLPQVMRDLQAGFDADGDQPSSVEEHVAWLREAGFQDVRNPFFSFGCAVVSAEK
- a CDS encoding ABC transporter substrate-binding protein; the encoded protein is MRRPVIPLLLAALTVLVAACEKKAPPAPSSASPSTPAAASTGETPAGADTLLLGQVGSLTGSEATFGVSARNGIAMAVQEANAAGGVKGKKLAVRVYDSQGRPEEAAQAATRLITQDKVAVILGEAASSNSMAMADKAQAAGVPMITPSSTNPAVTQKGDYIFRVCFIDPFQGFVMAKFARDNLKLNQVAVLQDNKSAYSVGLTDVFNRKFSEMGGTIVATESYSKGDTDFRAQLTAIKKMKPQALFVPGYYTDVGIIARQARELGLMVPLLGGDGWESDKLFELGGAAIEGSYYANHYSVDNPDPRVQEFIKKYKAAYGAVPDSVAALAYDAAQLAIDAMTRAPDLSGKAIRDALAATQNFPGVAGTINLDENRDAVKEAVILQVEGGKTKFVTTVKP